One window of Methanobrevibacter wolinii SH genomic DNA carries:
- a CDS encoding alpha/beta hydrolase: MGKKLELTSEWDKVFPKSDKVNHKKVTFTNRFGITLAADLYEPKNYEGKLAAIAISGPFGAVKEQSSGLYAQILAERGFLTIAFDPSFTGESGGNPRYVASIDINTEDFQAAVDFLSVQDNVDSERIGILGICGWGGMALNAAAIDTRIKATVTSTMYDMPRVTAYGYFDSVDENGRYEMKKELNNQRTEDFKNGTYKRAGGVVDPVPEDAPLFVKQYHDYYKTERGYHKRSLNSNDGWNITSSLSLINTPILRFGSEIKSPILMIHGEEAHSCYFSKDCFEKLSGDNKELYIIPGAVHVDLYDNLDVIPFDKIEKFYIDNL, encoded by the coding sequence ATGGGTAAAAAATTAGAATTAACAAGTGAATGGGATAAAGTATTTCCAAAAAGTGATAAGGTAAATCATAAAAAGGTTACATTTACAAATAGATTTGGTATAACTTTAGCTGCAGATTTATATGAACCTAAGAATTATGAAGGTAAATTAGCAGCTATTGCAATATCTGGACCCTTTGGTGCTGTTAAAGAACAATCTTCTGGTTTATATGCTCAAATATTAGCTGAAAGAGGATTTTTAACCATTGCTTTTGATCCATCATTTACTGGAGAAAGTGGAGGTAATCCACGTTATGTAGCATCTATTGATATTAATACTGAAGATTTCCAAGCAGCTGTAGATTTCTTATCTGTTCAAGATAATGTAGATTCTGAAAGAATTGGAATTTTAGGAATTTGTGGTTGGGGTGGAATGGCTCTTAATGCAGCAGCTATTGATACTAGAATTAAAGCTACTGTTACATCAACAATGTATGATATGCCTAGAGTAACAGCTTATGGTTACTTTGATTCTGTTGATGAAAATGGAAGATATGAAATGAAAAAGGAGTTAAATAATCAAAGAACTGAAGATTTTAAAAATGGTACTTATAAAAGAGCAGGTGGAGTTGTAGATCCTGTACCTGAAGATGCACCTCTTTTTGTAAAACAATATCATGATTATTATAAAACTGAACGTGGTTATCATAAACGTTCATTAAATTCTAATGATGGTTGGAATATTACTTCTTCATTATCATTAATCAACACTCCAATATTAAGATTCGGATCTGAAATTAAAAGTCCAATTTTAATGATACATGGTGAAGAGGCACATTCATGTTACTTTAGTAAAGATTGTTTTGAAAAATTATCTGGAGACAATAAAGAATTATATATTATTCCAGGTGCTGTACATGTAGATTTATATGATAATCTAGATGTCATTCCATTTGATAAGATTGAAAAATTTTATATAGATAATTTATAA
- a CDS encoding DUF116 domain-containing protein — protein sequence MDEIIFPYKLNEDYYIKIKIFCDEFLEFSRKFNFRDDEEILEALCIGVYWYIYGTTAMDLNNNIHKALSNLSEYRRAFPEDKLFIDELRGKLLTKFLFKPFKKNYNNLNKENLNLLINFLEATGDYVDQIPHFKNFSHDLDDCLKITKWFYENSGKYLGEYTNNLEKYLNNNRDTHLMKEDIIFYHGHELEYHLNMLGAEIMNRIFKDDYDKRKRKALILPSCMNSNNSKCKAKNSRLGRICSFCNSHCNVYKICKNNPNHEVYIISHESTAFNGVKKEDMEELSIIGITCVLNLISGGWKSSNLSIPPQCVLLDNVACKNHWLKEDIYAKINNEELKLKL from the coding sequence ATGGATGAAATAATTTTTCCTTATAAATTAAATGAAGATTATTATATTAAAATAAAAATTTTTTGTGATGAATTCTTAGAATTCTCTAGAAAATTTAATTTTAGAGATGATGAGGAAATATTGGAAGCATTGTGTATTGGAGTTTACTGGTATATTTATGGTACAACTGCAATGGATTTAAATAATAATATTCATAAAGCATTAAGCAATTTATCAGAATATCGTAGGGCATTTCCTGAAGATAAACTTTTTATTGATGAATTAAGAGGTAAACTTTTAACAAAATTTTTATTTAAACCTTTTAAGAAGAATTATAATAATTTAAATAAAGAAAATTTAAATCTACTTATAAATTTTTTAGAAGCAACAGGAGACTATGTAGATCAAATACCTCATTTTAAAAACTTTAGTCATGACTTAGATGATTGTCTTAAAATAACTAAATGGTTTTATGAAAATAGTGGAAAATACCTTGGTGAGTATACTAATAACTTAGAGAAATATCTTAATAATAATAGAGATACTCATTTAATGAAGGAAGATATTATATTTTATCATGGTCATGAACTTGAATATCATTTAAATATGTTAGGTGCAGAAATAATGAATAGAATATTTAAGGATGATTATGATAAAAGAAAAAGAAAAGCATTAATATTGCCATCATGTATGAATTCTAATAATAGTAAATGTAAAGCAAAAAACAGTAGATTAGGTCGTATTTGTTCATTTTGTAATTCTCATTGTAATGTATATAAAATATGTAAAAATAATCCAAACCATGAAGTTTATATAATATCTCATGAATCAACAGCATTTAATGGTGTAAAAAAAGAGGATATGGAAGAATTAAGTATTATTGGTATTACTTGTGTATTAAATCTTATTTCTGGAGGATGGAAATCTAGTAATTTATCAATTCCTCCACAATGTGTATTGTTAGATAATGTAGCTTGTAAAAATCATTGGTTAAAAGAGGATATTTATGCTAAAATAAATAATGAAGAGTTAAAATTAAAACTTTAA
- a CDS encoding TetR/AcrR family transcriptional regulator, translated as MNTKEKIFEVALNQFSKKGYDSVSLREIAEEVGIKKSSIYSHYPSKEAILMDIFEYFTNLFKEDELLNSKEFLLSKDNKILIENPEIFYHKGSEAFKELLSSKRNLKIWKLIFIQMNYNETIRLFFQNEILVKPLVFWNEFFTILKEKGIIRKDSNPKFLAKEYYSFPIYLLLEICAKYDDIPQSSIDNLFKESEEHAKFILNSVKVK; from the coding sequence ATGAATACTAAAGAAAAAATTTTTGAAGTTGCTTTAAATCAATTTTCAAAAAAAGGTTATGATTCAGTATCCCTTAGAGAAATTGCAGAAGAAGTAGGAATTAAAAAAAGTTCAATATATAGTCATTATCCATCAAAAGAAGCAATATTAATGGATATATTTGAATACTTCACAAATCTCTTTAAAGAAGATGAATTACTTAATAGTAAAGAGTTCCTACTAAGTAAAGATAATAAAATATTAATTGAAAATCCAGAAATATTTTATCATAAAGGATCTGAAGCTTTTAAAGAATTATTATCTAGTAAAAGAAATTTAAAAATTTGGAAATTAATATTTATACAAATGAATTATAATGAAACTATAAGGTTATTCTTCCAAAATGAAATTCTTGTTAAACCATTAGTTTTTTGGAATGAATTTTTCACTATTTTAAAAGAAAAAGGTATTATACGTAAAGATTCTAATCCAAAATTTTTAGCTAAAGAATATTATAGTTTTCCGATTTATTTATTATTAGAAATCTGTGCAAAATATGATGATATTCCTCAAAGTTCAATAGATAATCTGTTTAAAGAATCAGAAGAACATGCTAAATTTATATTGAACTCTGTTAAGGTGAAGTAA